ctagtaggtatacccaaaatccctaactaaataaataactataaactaaataataaatacctaatcaatccctaaacccaaattcctaactatactagaacacacaacctcgaacctaaaaactacctacgtaaatcacaaacaaattcactaacctaactatcctaaatcagtaAGTATCATAAATTTgacaaactatcataaatcaataacaattataaaaccctaactatcataaattactaactattataaatcactaattatcatcaatcactaattatcctaaaataataataatcaaaataacatgaaatcgagagggaggtaccttaggagctgaCGGCCTTGACGCGCTGGCGTGGGCGTTGCGCGGTGGGACTGGCCGGGCGCAGCATgggcgggcgcgtgcggccgGTGCGGGCGCTGCGTGGCAagagtggccgggcgcggcgtggaCAAGCGGATGCAGCATAGGCAGCGGTGGGACAGaggcggctggcggcggcggggcAGAGGCGGCTGGCGGCGGTGGGGCGGGTAGCCTTGCTGTGGGGTTTTATTTGGCCCAGCCGTGCCAACATCGGTGGCGCGGccggccctgccccgtcagcggtcagcggacCCGGttaccgccacgtcagccctgtgccgtgCCACTAtgtatggcgcggcacaggcatttggccacgccaggcaataggcgcggccaaaaatattagtttaaaaaaagccgaccgtgttagatttaaaattagtttctaaaaaatgttaaaattaaaaaaaaaaatcgttAGCGGAGCCGCTGGAGCTTGGGTGATGTGGTCCACATCTGGCCTCTCTATACTATTGGGCTACGACGATACAACTCGTGATGGGCTGATTTTCTTTACGGCTATACGTGGTGGTGGGCTGATGTTAGGTTGGGAAGCTGGGTGACGATATGCTCggaggtttttttttttgagaatcatATGCTCGGAGATTTAGCCAGCGCTAATttctcaaattttcttttctactAGTTGGGCCAGTTGGTCGGCCCACGGTCTAAAAAATAGTCTTGGTTTCAACTCAAAATTTGTTCCGAGCAAAAAGATAGAAAAAAACAGTTTGCATCCACCTGACGTGATGATTGGTTAGGTCAGATTGGGTTTTCTTTCGTGAGTCTATAACTTGATACCACGATGTTGCATGTTCTCAGGTCATGGATCTAACATGGGGGCGGCACTTGTTGGCGGAGCGGCAGcagctgctgccgctgccgctgcctatGGTGTACATCACTTAACCCATGGGCATCACCCTCATGGTCACCATTTAGGGCATTCTGGCAAATTTAAGCATGGAAAATTTGGAAAAGTTCAAGCATGGAAAATTTGGGAAGCATATTGGGTTTGGATGAAAACATGGCCTTCTACGGTGGAAGCATCACCATCATGGGTTCTTTGGAGGAAAATACAAGAGGTGGAAGTAGTCAAATTACAGGTAAGAGTATGAAATTGGATCATGCAAGTACGATAACTAACATATGTAAAATAAAAATGAGTTGGTTCATATTAACGCACATgtaatgcttttataaattactTGTTATATGTGTCATTATCAATCTACAATAAGAATACATACTTTATTGATGGCATATGCTGGGAAGAATTGCTACAATATCTATGAAGTGTTTAATGTTTAAACGTGTGAGCAATACCTTTTTGTCTATGTCATTATTTGATAATATTTCCTCACATAAATACATTTTCAACAGATAAGTTGATACTTCCCTCCTATTTTTGTTCAAAATACGTAAAGTAAATTTCAACACATAATTCAATACCTCCCTCCTATATTTGTTCTAATATGTAGCACCCTTGCCTGTTAGTAGCTTTCTAGTAGTGGTGTTGTTGGCCTATGTGACCCAAGAACCACCTTAGAATCAAAATTTAGGAGGATGATGTCATCCTATAATCGTCATTGCACCAAAAAATAGAACCTCAGGGTTAACCCATTTACACAAAGAGGGGATGGAGGTTTAAGAGAGGTGTTATGCATATTGTAAGGTCAAGATGaccgactagaggggggtgaatagtcgtttatAAATCTAATCATGTTGGCTAGTCGAAACAAATATGGAATTATACTAATCGTCTATAGCCACGACCACACCCAACTATCTATTTgatcaagcaccttataaaagatCCTACACAAGGAAAACTAAGGTGgcaaactagtgagagctcacctaatcaattctagagcaaggtcacacaaaccttgTAGCTATTCAAGCAAgcacaagggagctcctacacatactagtgagCAAGCAAGCACAAAACACAAGCTTGTTCTATCCGGCATAGAGATCAAGTGAAGACTTGATAGATAATTAGTGAACAATGAACCCACCTCAACATGGATCAGCAATGATAAGTCATCGATACCATGGGAAAAAGTATTGTGTCTCCATtgtggtgatctcttaatctcaATTTTCATTCAGGTTTTACTTTGCGTTGTTACATTATTCTTAGACTTGATTTGTGGTTTGTCACCCTATGTTTCAAACCTTCACCTAGCATAGTGAAAGTAGTGTATTAGGTTCTTTTGTGTTACTAATTAGTTTTTCCTAGTGCTGTGAATTTTTATTGGTCACCGTCtgttcacctccctctagccagTTCCTTAGATCCTACACATGGCAGTGTTCCGGCATTGCAAGACCTTCAATGCCTACTACCATGCCCGGCGATAGTACCCTATCGCATTACCGGAGTGTGTGCAACCGGCACGGGGTGCCTCCCAGGCCACATGTTCGGCCCCAATGCGATGAAGCAGCACCAGTGCCACCGAGGCAATGTGCCCACGGTGCCCAAAAGACAACGTCATATGATCACCAATCCTGGCCCACCTACCTAGTCATGAATGCTTGCTGATTCTAGGCTACGATTTCAATGCCAGGTGCTTTTTTGTGCGGATGGAGTGGAATGCATGGTTGAAGTATGAGGAACCAAGGGTATCTTTGTCTTTCTACCATGGTCCTAAAGGTCATTTAATGGAAGAAGTAAATAGAAGTGATaaaagtgtcaaataaggaacaaAAGATAAGTCTAGTGTCAAATGAGAAAGAATGAAATTTCCAGGGTCAAAGAAAGACAAAGTAAGTCTCCAATGAGGAATTTTCTCAAATAGGGGGATAGAGGCTAGGAAAACACAAACTATAATTGTTGTGACTACCTTTGTCAAAAGCACAACCTTCGCACCTGCTAATGTATTAGCCACTTTGTGAATGAAAAGAAGAACAACTTAAGCTTAGTAATTTCCTCACAGATAAAGGGTGCCCCGAGTATATGCATGGAAACTTAGTTAGCATGTTAGAGAGGCATTGATGACTTCTTGGTCTCAGACCATTCTAAAATTTCTTAAAGATTTGATTCAACTACAAAATGAAAAAGaatattcttgatgtgaaccatTAATCTCTTGTTTGGCAGAATAAACCATACTCTATCTATAAAGATAAAAAAATGGTTATTCGGTAATTTGAGCATGCTAATCCATAGCATAAAATTTCAAAATGAGCTTATGGAGAAGATAGCTTTTTTGGCTAAACTTAGACCGCATAAATGTAACTATGCCTCTGCCACACAATTTGTGTTCCCATCCATGCATAAAAACACCACCACACAAAACTACTTACCTTCAAATTAAACTATCCACACAATGGGGTACCTACTTCTGTTTGACCATTCCTAAATATATAAGTTGCATGTGTACACATTGTTTTATGCCTTGGTGTTGTCGCTTCCATTTGAGAGCAAATGGATAACGGCGATATCAAGTATGATGAGGtcaatttattttgtttattCTTATAATTTATACTTTGATTTATGTAGATAGTTTTTTATACTTTTCAAGCCGATATGAAGAGTCACCCATTCATTAAAGCTCATACCATGTTTCCTCTCAATATTATCCATTTGGATTTTTGTGTTCCAGGAATATGTGTTGAATGCACGAGGAATTAATCTCTTCACATGCCAATGGAGACCTTTGAACTCTGAACCGAAAGCCCTGATCTTTCTATGCCATGGTAActtggttactattgtgatgttGTTTTTTAATTTTCCAATCCAAGTGAAGTTGCCTGTTACATATGTATTTTATTTTTTGCTACCTTTTTTTAGGATATGCCATGGAATGCAGTATTTCAATGAGAGGTAAATATTATAATTTGGTGAATTCCATGGGCACTTTTACTTAAAATTATAACAATGTCATTGCATCTTGATCGCGAATGGATAGTGATGAGTTTAGACTAACTGTGGTAAAAATATGAATTGCATCTTGATCGTGAATGAATAGTGATGAGTTTAGACATACTAACTATGGTAGAAACACGAATGATAATTAGAAACCCCCATAGACTTTCAAGGTCATATTAGGGTAATATAATTACATTATAGTTTAACATATgtagcataaatattttaaaagtcTCATAATTAGCTTATACATATTGGGATTATTACTTTTAGGCACTGGTACAAGGTTGGCGCAGGCTGGATTCGTAGTGCATGGAATGGACTATGAAGGCCATGGAAAGTCTTCTGGACTTCAAGGATATATTAGTAGTTTTGATGACATTGTGGTTGATTGCTCTAAGTACTTTGCAAGTGTCTATGGTATGTTTTACAAAATTAATACAAGCATCCTGTTATGTCGCCCTTTTTTAACCACATTCATAAGAAGCCATTTATTTTCTCTTAAATGACCACATGCTTTAAGAAAAAAAACTTAAAAAGAAATGTATATGAAATTCCTATCAATCTATTATTAGACTTGATGTAACATTTTATGAACTAATAGCCTGATTCCCCTTGTATAGAGAAAGAAGAGTATAAGAAACAAAAGAGATTCTTGCTTGGAGAATCCATGGGGGGAGCAATTGTGCTTATGCTTCACAGAAAGGAACCTACCTTTTGGGATGGGGCCATTTTGGTTGCTCCGATGTGCAAGGTTACTTTCCAACAATTTgtcttttttttaaaattttttaggTGCATTGGCATCTTTGATAAGTTGTCTATAGTTGTTCGTCATAGGACACTATAATGTATGTTAGGTTTGATCATGATATTGATTATTGATGCTAACATTCGTGTAGATAGTAGAAGATATGAAGCCTCACCCCATTGTGATTTCAGTTTTAAGTAAGCTCAGCAATGTGATTCCTACATGGAGAATCATTCCTAATGAAGATATCATAGATAGGGCAATTAAAAGCGAGGAGTGGCGTGAAGAGGTATGGTAAAAGATAGGATGACCCAATCTTAAAAGCTAATATGTTTCATGGAAAACATTTTTTGTGCTACTTGTTAATACCATTATTTATTATTAGGTAAGAAATAATCATTATTGCTACAAAGGAAAACCTAGGCTAAAGACTGGTTATGAAATTTTCATGGCAAGCTTGGATATTGAAAGCAATCTTGATAAGGTATGAGGAAAGTTATCATTGTGTTCGTTCTTACAATACTCTTGTGATTCAAAAAAAATGGCATTTGAGGTTTTGTGTGCATccaacctaacaaaatttgagcGCTAGACATTTTGGATAAATGATTATTTTAATGCATAGTGTCCACTGATAAAAATACATGCTTTTCATAATAACATATAATGGGCAAATTCAAGGGTTGATGGCGTGTATCAACAAATACCATATAAGAATGGTGTCCTTGAGCAAAATTTGCCTTCTTCTGAAAATGTAGTTTCATAATCATAGAGATTAGTTTGTTCTTGATGATGTAAATGTGCAAAAAGAACAACACTTGCTTTCACAAACATTGTAAAGATTCATGTGGACTACACATGCACATATTTTATTTGTACATGGAAAACCATTGCAAAGTTATAAATGAATAAAAATATTCTAAATAGTTTGGAAGAAATGTGAAAATTAAATCATGTGTGGCCacaactgattttgcatcattgTATAAGATATGATCCATTAGTT
The sequence above is drawn from the Miscanthus floridulus cultivar M001 chromosome 15, ASM1932011v1, whole genome shotgun sequence genome and encodes:
- the LOC136508430 gene encoding caffeoylshikimate esterase-like isoform X1 gives rise to the protein MDPGFLDSSCKTPATGVEIPWDCHGSNMGAALVGGAAAAAAAAAAYGVHHLTHGHHPHGHHLGHSGKFKHGKFGKVQAWKIWEAYWVWMKTWPSTVEASPSWVLWRKIQEVEVVKLQEYVLNARGINLFTCQWRPLNSEPKALIFLCHGYAMECSISMRGTGTRLAQAGFVVHGMDYEGHGKSSGLQGYISSFDDIVVDCSKYFASVYEKEEYKKQKRFLLGESMGGAIVLMLHRKEPTFWDGAILVAPMCKIVEDMKPHPIVISVLSKLSNVIPTWRIIPNEDIIDRAIKSEEWREEVRNNHYCYKGKPRLKTGYEIFMASLDIESNLDKVTLPFIIVHGGDDAVTDPTVSEALYTLAESKDKTLKLYPGMCHALTSGEPKENIDIVFADIIKWLNERVPSVSQLGSNSGLQEQCC
- the LOC136508430 gene encoding caffeoylshikimate esterase-like isoform X3 codes for the protein MDPGFLDSSCKTPATGVEIPWDCHGSNMGAALVGGAAAAAAAAAAYGVHHLTHGHHPHGHHLGHSGKFKHGKFGKVQAWKIWEAYWVWMKTWPSTVEASPSWVLWRKIQEVEVVKLQEYVLNARGINLFTCQWRPLNSEPKALIFLCHGYAMECSISMREKEEYKKQKRFLLGESMGGAIVLMLHRKEPTFWDGAILVAPMCKIVEDMKPHPIVISVLSKLSNVIPTWRIIPNEDIIDRAIKSEEWREEVRNNHYCYKGKPRLKTGYEIFMASLDIESNLDKVTLPFIIVHGGDDAVTDPTVSEALYTLAESKDKTLKLYPGMCHALTSGEPKENIDIVFADIIKWLNERVPSVSQLGSNSGLQEQCC
- the LOC136508430 gene encoding caffeoylshikimate esterase-like isoform X2 — protein: MGAALVGGAAAAAAAAAAYGVHHLTHGHHPHGHHLGHSGKFKHGKFGKVQAWKIWEAYWVWMKTWPSTVEASPSWVLWRKIQEVEVVKLQEYVLNARGINLFTCQWRPLNSEPKALIFLCHGYAMECSISMRGTGTRLAQAGFVVHGMDYEGHGKSSGLQGYISSFDDIVVDCSKYFASVYEKEEYKKQKRFLLGESMGGAIVLMLHRKEPTFWDGAILVAPMCKIVEDMKPHPIVISVLSKLSNVIPTWRIIPNEDIIDRAIKSEEWREEVRNNHYCYKGKPRLKTGYEIFMASLDIESNLDKVTLPFIIVHGGDDAVTDPTVSEALYTLAESKDKTLKLYPGMCHALTSGEPKENIDIVFADIIKWLNERVPSVSQLGSNSGLQEQCC
- the LOC136508430 gene encoding caffeoylshikimate esterase-like isoform X4, with the translated sequence MDNGDIKYDEEYVLNARGINLFTCQWRPLNSEPKALIFLCHGYAMECSISMRGTGTRLAQAGFVVHGMDYEGHGKSSGLQGYISSFDDIVVDCSKYFASVYEKEEYKKQKRFLLGESMGGAIVLMLHRKEPTFWDGAILVAPMCKIVEDMKPHPIVISVLSKLSNVIPTWRIIPNEDIIDRAIKSEEWREEVRNNHYCYKGKPRLKTGYEIFMASLDIESNLDKVTLPFIIVHGGDDAVTDPTVSEALYTLAESKDKTLKLYPGMCHALTSGEPKENIDIVFADIIKWLNERVPSVSQLGSNSGLQEQCC